Part of the Numenius arquata chromosome 5, bNumArq3.hap1.1, whole genome shotgun sequence genome is shown below.
TACATGCTCTTGAATGTCCTTCCCTGATTATAAGGCAGAAAGCAGACTCCTCTAAATTTTGTCTCCCTCTTACCACTACCTAGGTTTATGGCAGGTTATTTTCTACACTACTGACCTCAGAACCAATATATGTGAGGcactcccctccctctcctgccagcccttccTAAAGCAGTTATACACTTATGTGGCATTGCTCCAGTCAAGCAATTGGCCTGTTAGATTTGGTGAGGTTCTTTAAGTCACGAGATCCATAAACACTTAAGGTTTTTGCCAGTACAATTTCCTCATCCCCAAATGCCTTGTCCCAGGCATGTTCAGACCTCAAAAATTTGGTACTGATCCCAATAAAACCCACAAGTCTTTTTATCTTTGTCAAGGACTCAATAGTATGATCATTCTTAGGGCACACCTACTAGATCAGAGCCCATATCAGATTTGTTGGCAAGAGATTCAGCATTTTTATATTCAGAGCCCATTAACTGGACCAGATCGTGTACTCACCCCTGACGCCACAGCTAAATAGTAAGAGCAtttacttggaagaaaaaggactgtatttcagggtattttttttttttgttctttgggagagtggaggttttttttgtttgggggtggtattttgtgctgggtttttttttttttattattttttatttcatcttaaaGCTAGGTGTATAATTATCATTCACTTTTGAAGAACATCTGCAGGAGCTATCAGCAGATTTCTGATGCAAAATATGTTGTAATTCTAAAAGAAGTGCTCTAATGTAGAAGGTTAAGCATGAGGAAACTGGACCAGATTCTCCTACAATCTTATAAATAGAAGGTATTCAAAGATGTGTGTTCACACAGCACGTACATAATTCAAGTTTACGTGATGCAAACCAGAATGTTTTCTATTACACTATTTTCACATCCATTATTTGTGCAAAAATTTTGGAGGTACCTCAGAACACAACTCAAGCTTTATGCTAAATAACAGCAATTTAAACAATAACTTTAATTTTTATCGTAAGTCAATAAAAAACAGCAcagaactttaatttttaaaaaaatcctttacaaaTATTGATCTATACTAATCAATCAATTCTATAGCCTCTGCTCAAGTTAAAACTCTTTTCCCCATGAGTGCATGTGTGGGGTGTTCAGGAAGAACGCTTCTCCTAAACTATCCTCATCCTAGGTATTTTACACTGATTTTGTTTAATGCTTATGAAAATAAACAATAccactcttaaaaagaaaaaagtttgcacACAGAAGACATACTTGCATGACTTTTGCACCCCTTCCCACACATTATACAGTCATCATCTTTACTGATTAAGGTTTACTTCACAACCAACATATTCAAGTTGTTTTAAAGGTTAaaaatcctcttctttttcaGATTGACTTAACTACAATAATACATTTAGATAAACATTTCCCTCTTCACTGAGgaacttaaagaaaattaaataccagAGCTTTTTGAGCCCTATTCAGTACCAAAGTTTTTTTCAAGCCTCATAGCTCCCATAAACTATGGAACCACTGTAAACTTATCTTAGACCAGACACTTACTACCTTCTTGAATGGGTAAGTGGTTGAAGCAAAGATGAGCATAAGAATCCTCATGGAACACTAAGCATCCACAAAGGAGATctggaaagggctggaaggaactTCAGACTCTTGCTGTCACAAATAACTGTATTATACCATTTGTTCATTCATTATGTCCTACTGCATGATGAAGTCAGATTCTGCTTACTCCTGGTAAAAGGTAATTCTGGAATCTGTTCTGACTTACAGTCAAAGTTTATTAATTTTTGGTGACACTTTTTGCAAGGCCTGGAACACACCCAGAAACTTCCCAGACCCCAGAAAAGATTTTTGGAGCCACTTCTTCACTGTTAAATTAACAGTTAAGCCTGGAAAAGTCACAAATTTGATTCTCATGTGCAAACAGCAAACATCAACTTATTGACATTGGGAAAAGAAGCTGCAATAGCAATTAATTTAaaggaggatgagaggagaaacaaatggggaaggaggaaaataaggaACTCTGATTTTGTTCAACAAAAAGGTCAGCTTTAGTTTCAATGAGAAAAAGGTTAGCTTGCCCATACATGGATTAGTGTTTCAAACTTACAATTAAGGAATCTACAATCGCTCAACACAAGCTGGGTGCAACTCTtcagtcaaaaataaaaaaaaattccctcctaATGTAGATACAACAACTGCTGAGTatgtggaagaggaggatgaaaaggaaaagaaaatgtaagatgCAACTTACAACTATCCAGGCAACATCTCTGGGCAGGCCACTAAACTATtttagactagactagactatttcagttggaagggagctACAgtgaccatctagtccaactgcccgaccacttcagggctgaccaaaagttcgTTATTAAGGGCACTGGCCAAATGCCTCTTAACAGTGACAGGCTTGggacatcaaccacctctctaggaagcctgttccagggtttgaccacaCTCTcgataaagaaatgcttcctaaagtccagtctaaacctcccctggagcagctctgaaccattcccatgcCTCTCTGAATCCCAGGAGAAGAGGtcagcacctccctccccacttcccctcctcaggaagctaaGGAGaacaatgaggtcacccctcagcctccttttctctaaactAGATAAGCCCAAAGTCCTCAACTGCTCCTCACAGAACATGCCTTCCAGCCTTgtcatcagctttgttgcccttctctggacacattcaaggaccttcattTTGCTGGGCAAGTATTTCCTCTCAAGAGCAGAGGGAGCTTCACAGCAATTGGATATTTTTGGCTGGAAGAGATTTTTGCTCTTGATCATTACTTAACTTATGGCTACAACGACCTGAAAGAAACCTGTCAGCTTAACCTGTAGTTATAGTCAGGCCTCCTTACTGTGGTAGTGATAGATAATTTGCATGCatgtttttttatttagttttgtgtCTATGCTGACAAGAGAACATTTTAATCTCCAGACAATTAAGCCTTTCTACAAACCTTTCTCTCCTGAAGTTTACAGCCAATAAGTCAACTCCCAATTCTTCTACTTGGAAGTAACTATAATTCACATTGCAAAAACTGAGTTCAGATCATcctcttcaaaattttaaaataggtttGAATCAAAATCAGTAATATATCATTACTGAAACTTTATGTACATTTTAACATACTATATGTAAATCAGATAAGCTAGAAACCTAAGGTAAACAGATTTTTAAGTCACATGAGTGTACTCATGCATGTATTTCTAAAGCTATGCAAGATGACACCATAATGCCTGAAGATGGTTAATTTTTCACAGAATGACTGAGGTTCAAAAGGAACTCTGGAGGTCATCatgtccaactcccctgctcaagctgggccacctacagcaggttgcccaggaccacgtctAGATgtcttttgagtatctccaaggatggagactctataGCCTTCTTGTAAAAAAAGcgtttccttatgttcagatggatCCTCCAGTGTTTctacaaaactgccttttttctaAAGAACTATACAATTACAAAGATTTAAATTGAACTGTCACAGGACAAATTGCTGGTTATCAGCTGCCAGCTGCAAATTCTGTAATTTTATATATCCACATACCTCTTCAAGCTCTCCTGAAGAAACAGGATTATCCTCGTACGTGGGGAAATGGCACCCTGCTTTACAACTGCAAAACCTGCTAGTCTCCTCACGTGGCTCCACTATTCTGCAGTTTACTTTAGAGCTCTCCATCGCCCTCCCATCTAGAGATTCTTTCATACTGCATTCTAAACAGGGATCTTGGTTTCCTACTGGCAACAGCCCAGCCGACTCTTCTTGGGAATCCAAGGATGTTTGTGCACTCTTCTCCATTCCAGACTTTTTTAATCTGGGAAGGAATTTTCCAGATTCAAGCTCTGATTTTCCATAATAATGCCCTTCTTTTTCTGCATCTTCTTCCAGAGGTTTGAGATCTGCTTGTGGATCCTCAAATACATCTACTTGAGAAGGGACAGCAATACCTCCCTCATCTTTTTCTGACTCAAATTCTGACTCGCTTCCACCACCTGGAGAAAGTTCAGATGCAGAAATTGGGCGAAAGTGAGTCCTTGGAGAAATCCGTATAGCCCTGTACTGCGTTCGATCAACACCACATATCCTGGGGTGTAAAACCTCACTGTCTGAATCGGAGCACAGAATTGACTTAGGTTTAAAACTAGGGCTGAAAGATGCAATTCCTTCTGGCTCAAACGAACACTCTACATGAAGAACTTGTGAAAATGGATTGTTCAGGTCAAAGGAAGAGAATGAGTATTCAAGCCCTGGTTCTTCAACTTGAAAGTTACCACAAGCTCCTAATAAGTCTTCATGGAAGATAAAAGAAAACCCCTTATTTAATCCGTTATCTCCACTCTTTGATTGCTCATTCTGTTCAAATGATACAAATGGCCTCCATAACTGCCTATGACCAGGGGCAAAGCTGTTACCTGGTGTCATAAAAACATCTGTACCAGCTATTGTCACTACATCAGAAGCTGCACATTGTAATAAGCTCCCTTTGGAGTGACCAGGTGGCACCACTGCCCATTCTCCATCACTGTTAAATGTTTTGAGCTCCCCATACACACCACCAAGTATAAACGAGTTTTCTTTATCCTGGTTAACATCCCAAGGTTTTGATGGTGTAGTATAGTCACCACCATCTACTTTTGATAAATCATTTGAGACAAAGGCTCTCTTCTCTAAATTCTCCTTTTGACCTTCCCAAAGATGATACTCTGATCTCTGCACTGCTTTATTGGGCTCCTGGAGGGTTTCAACTTTTGCTTCTGTATCCAAACAGCAGCAATAGTTATTTACATCAGTTGAAAACAATTCGTCTTCTATTCCTTCTATTTCTACCATCGCTGCCGAATTTCTGTCTGTCATATTTGTCCAAATATCTTTAATAACCCCTGAGCTGTAGCCATCTCCACGTGGACTGCTTTCACTACACCCTTGTGTAGTTTCATAGTCTttactttctgctttttgttctaGCTGAATACCACAGACAGATTctagcttagatttttttttgaaaatcaaagTGGGCATTTCTCCTAAAGTTCTAGCTTGTTGCTGGCAGGTTTCTTCGGGCAAAAAATCTAGAATTTCTTCATCTACATAACTCGAAGACACTCTAGGAACTACATAATTAATATCTTCTGCATTAAATTGCGTGGATTCTTCATATGGAATATTTAAAGTCTCATTGTCTGAACGTGTTTCTTCCGAGTGTGACCATGGACTACAGGTTCTTGTTGAAAGATTGGAACAGTGTTCATTTTCATCAAAGGCACTATTTTTGGTCCATATTAGCAATCTAGACTGTGTTTTCCCAAGAATATTAGCAGTGCTACTAGAATCTGCATTTTCGTTTCCCAAGTTGagtgtttcaaaagaaaatggtaaaacaGAGTTACTGCATTGCActtcaaacactgaaaaacaagagTTTATACCAGACCCTTCATTAATATCTGAAAAGAGCTCTTGATTGCCAGCAAGCATGTGTGAATTAAGCATTGTGCTGTCTAAGATGGGGGAAAATCTGATCGGAGAATCTCCTCCAAAACTTTCCCCATCTGCATCACCAGAGCTAGAAGATGAACAGCACTCCCAAAATTGAGCTAAATTACTAAGGTCTTGCAAGAACCACCCTTCAGCACCAACAGAGCTGGTCGAATCTGTCCATATTGCACTTTCCCCTTGCAACTCCATTCCATCTAACACTATGCAACATTCTGCCTCAAAATcagttttttctttactcttttgtCGAATCATATTTAAAATCCGACTCTCCCCTTGCATCGTATCTGAGGCACCAGGATCCAACATGGATTGATCAATATCCACTTCATAGAAGTGTGTTAGTTCTGACAGATGAACATCATCTAAATATTTGTCGTCCTCTGGTTGAGAACATATTGAGGTCCCAGCGAGGTCAATATCCTCATTTAGAACTGCAGGCATTTCTACAAAGTGACCATCGATGAAAGTACCTGCTGCGAGGTATGTTTTATGAATATTATTGTTGCTAATACAAAGACCATGCACTGATTCAGACAACTCTTCTACAGCCTCTGATGTTACGCCACATATATCTTCCCTGTTGCGGTACGTTGTCTCCAGCTTGCTTTTTCTGCTAAGGGGAACAAAGTACTCTGTAATCGGCTCAGTATACCACAAGGGTTCTTCTTtatattccttttcatttctgctgtctAAATACAAATCTTTTCCATCGCTACCGCCAGCTtcttttcttccaatttcttttAATGGCCTTTTACCTCTTTTGCACAGCTGTTTGATGgacccgctgctgctgctgctactgcttcCGCTGAGGACTTTCCTATCAGCCTTTTCACCAGATTTCACTGAAAGCCTGCTTTGCCCGTTACGCCCTTTTTTATTTCGAAcctctcttgttttgtgtcttaCTTTAATACATTTCATTGATGCCTTGTATTCACCTTGATTACCACTAGAACTTGAGCCAGCCTCACTGGATCCAGATGACCAGGAGCGAGGACGCATCTTTCCTTCAGACTTATGTCGGACTTGCTTTTTGTACAAAACAGGCTTCCCTTCAACAGTGTTGTTActaaacttgttttctttctcatttttacttttcttctgctgGGTTCTTTCCTGCACAGTGGCAGGTACTTTATTACTTCTGTCTTTATTTACTTCACCTTCGCTATTGCAGTCCTTGGGAGAAGATGTGTCTGTGCTAGTTGGTGGAGCGGTGGATGAAGATGAGGAGCTAGAGTAAGAGCATACTTTGGATTTATTCCATACAGTCATAATTTCCTGCAGGCAAACTGGCTTTtcagaaagaggaggaaatgctTCATAGTacctgaaagcaaaacaaaaaacgtGACATTCAGATCACAGAACTTCAGACAGGCACTAAGATTAGTAAGTATTACTAAAAACACATCAAAACACTACCATTCTAATTGCCACAAAATCTAGTTTGTTCTACATATGCACGTGCTACTTATCATACTGTTTATTTGAATGATAACAAAGGGGAGattaaaataagctttaaaagtGCTTATATTAATGTATGTTTCAAAACATACTGCCAAATAAAACAATCGCATTTTTAGGAAGCAATAAACTTCACTGTAGACAGGAATTCTAGATGGTTAAAACTGTGATGGCCTGACTCCAGATTCATCAAATCATGTAACAATTCACTACAGTCTTCTTAAACATGTATGATTTACAGTATAAATGAGGAAGTCCtgcatttcagattattttagttCTTTGTGAAATGAGATACAATCTGTTAAGTTCTACATAGTCTGTTTGCCCAGCTATTAAGAAAAAGCTACAGCAACTGTAGAAATCAAACATCAGCAACATGGTCAACATGGTTTGCAAAGATGGTCAACAAGCCCTGGCTTCTAACAAAACACCTTAGTTATTGCAAAAATGTGTAGTTCTACAGTAGTTTAAGATGCTAACAGTTTTGTCCAAGAGGATCAAGACTAAAATATGGCTTTCTGCAATCATTAAAGTAGCATGTGTTTGACAGTAAAGAGATCTATATTAAATTGCATATATTTCAAGGAAAACCAATTTTAAAAGTCTTCAGAAGTCAGTTAAGTGCACATTAGCACAATCAGTTCCTTGATGAAGTATCATCCATTTAGCAACACTTATAGTAGACTGTTGCTAGCAATGGCTATGACT
Proteins encoded:
- the KIAA0232 gene encoding uncharacterized protein KIAA0232 homolog — its product is MRPICTVVVDGLPSESSSSSYPGPVSVSEMSLLHALGPVQTWLGQELEKCGIDAMIYTRYVLSLLLHDSYDYDLQEQENDIFLGWEKGAYKKWGKSKKKCSDLTLEEMKKQAAVQCLRSASDESSGIETLVEELCSRLKDLQSKQEEKIHKKLEGSLSPETDLSPTAKDQVEMYYEAFPPLSEKPVCLQEIMTVWNKSKVCSYSSSSSSSTAPPTSTDTSSPKDCNSEGEVNKDRSNKVPATVQERTQQKKSKNEKENKFSNNTVEGKPVLYKKQVRHKSEGKMRPRSWSSGSSEAGSSSSGNQGEYKASMKCIKVRHKTREVRNKKGRNGQSRLSVKSGEKADRKVLSGSSSSSSSGSIKQLCKRGKRPLKEIGRKEAGGSDGKDLYLDSRNEKEYKEEPLWYTEPITEYFVPLSRKSKLETTYRNREDICGVTSEAVEELSESVHGLCISNNNIHKTYLAAGTFIDGHFVEMPAVLNEDIDLAGTSICSQPEDDKYLDDVHLSELTHFYEVDIDQSMLDPGASDTMQGESRILNMIRQKSKEKTDFEAECCIVLDGMELQGESAIWTDSTSSVGAEGWFLQDLSNLAQFWECCSSSSSGDADGESFGGDSPIRFSPILDSTMLNSHMLAGNQELFSDINEGSGINSCFSVFEVQCSNSVLPFSFETLNLGNENADSSSTANILGKTQSRLLIWTKNSAFDENEHCSNLSTRTCSPWSHSEETRSDNETLNIPYEESTQFNAEDINYVVPRVSSSYVDEEILDFLPEETCQQQARTLGEMPTLIFKKKSKLESVCGIQLEQKAESKDYETTQGCSESSPRGDGYSSGVIKDIWTNMTDRNSAAMVEIEGIEDELFSTDVNNYCCCLDTEAKVETLQEPNKAVQRSEYHLWEGQKENLEKRAFVSNDLSKVDGGDYTTPSKPWDVNQDKENSFILGGVYGELKTFNSDGEWAVVPPGHSKGSLLQCAASDVVTIAGTDVFMTPGNSFAPGHRQLWRPFVSFEQNEQSKSGDNGLNKGFSFIFHEDLLGACGNFQVEEPGLEYSFSSFDLNNPFSQVLHVECSFEPEGIASFSPSFKPKSILCSDSDSEVLHPRICGVDRTQYRAIRISPRTHFRPISASELSPGGGSESEFESEKDEGGIAVPSQVDVFEDPQADLKPLEEDAEKEGHYYGKSELESGKFLPRLKKSGMEKSAQTSLDSQEESAGLLPVGNQDPCLECSMKESLDGRAMESSKVNCRIVEPREETSRFCSCKAGCHFPTYEDNPVSSGELEERMSGSQEKQCWWEKALYSPLFPASQCEECYTNAKGENGVGEFADVKEISNDDEHLLDFNMVSSVYEARCADDINAEAKPNGFRKKIYSSDSSSSEDTASEGGSEWADPCEEELFSRTQL